ATAGAGGGTATTATCAAAGGTGACAAAATTGCTTTAAAATCTTTTGTTAGTCAATATAAAGACTTGGTTTTCAGGGTTTGTTATTCGGTTGTACAAAATAAAGATGATGCAGATGATCTGGCACAGGAAGTATTTATCAAAGCTTTTCATCATGCTACAGGTTTCCGGAATGATGCTAAAATTTCGACATGGCTCTACCGGATTGCACTCAATCTCTCTATCAATTTTATCAAAAGTAAAAAGAAAAAATCGTTTGTCGATTTTGTAGATCATATTATTTTTAAGTCCACAGAACAGGCAAAACCTGAAGTTGAGCAAATGGATTATGAGAATACACAGGAAAAGAAATACAAAATACTCTACAACAGCATTCAACAACTACCTGTCAATCAGCAGAAAGCATTTTTATTACATCATCAGGAAGGACTCTCCTATTACGAAATAGCAGAAGTGAT
The Sphingobacteriales bacterium DNA segment above includes these coding regions:
- a CDS encoding RNA polymerase sigma factor, which codes for MSDKSMTEKELIEGIIKGDKIALKSFVSQYKDLVFRVCYSVVQNKDDADDLAQEVFIKAFHHATGFRNDAKISTWLYRIALNLSINFIKSKKKKSFVDFVDHIIFKSTEQAKPEVEQMDYENTQEKKYKILYNSIQQLPVNQQKAFLLHHQEGLSYYEIAEVMQTSHAAVESLIHRAKVGLKQKLIKELKKQNLFESYQ